CTGTCCTCTGAGCCCTGTATACCATCTTTAGTGTAATCTTCGGGTAAGTTATTGAGGTCTAATGGATTTCCCTCTGGTCTCCtggaaaaacaagaacaaagagagagaaagttaAGGAAAGTGATCGAAGAGTTTgaaaagatgaagatgaaaaagAAGGAGATGGATAGATTTGAAGGGAGTTTGTGGGGTTGAGAATTCTACATACAATACATACATGAGAAGCGACAGATGAGAAAGCAGACAGATGAAGAAAAGACTATTTAGTTTGAGGTGATTAATCTCTCAGATGGAAGAGAGGAAGTGAAGCTTGGAAAATTATCAAACTTGAGTTTGGGAACTGATGAAATGTGGAGTGATGGTGAAGAAAGTGGGGGCTTTTTTTTCTATCAGTTTTCTTTCTGCCAGCACCACTGGAGACATAtatcccctctctctctctctctctttctctctctagaattGAAAGAACATGATCAAAGAGACAGACGGGTCTCGTGACTTTAAAAAGGAGGGGAGTGATGTGGAGAGGCATGCAGCAGGTGGAGGTGGTTGATAGTGTTTTTGTGAGAGAGAATGAGAGGGACGTAGCATTATCTTGTTGGCTCAGCTAAAGGTGGCTAGGGGTGGTATATTGCCCTAGACTTTGCTTTCCTCAGCCTGCATCTGCATCTGCATCTGCATCTGAATCTGCATGCACAATGCCAAATACATTTTAACCCACACACTACACATACAACTCCCAATTCAACAACATAaccatttattattaattcatatatatatatatatatttatattaatagaacCTATGTATTTATACATGAAGCTTTCTTTATCTGGGGTGCTCATGAAATTATATGTCTTCATTTTAGGAAGCTTCTCAAAAAAATCAGACGATCaagattttatgtttttatttagttttggtAGATAGAGATGTGTGCATTTTTTtcgtattttaattaatattttattggtgtaaattaaataatataagttaaaaactATTGAATTGTgtgttctataaatatatgtatataggtaaatattcaaaatattgttttctGGACGgccaaaagataaaaacaaacaaataaagcCCAcgtattttctttctcaaaaactcaaaaacaaattaaagttCATCTTGCAGAcactcaaaattaataaactagGCTTACATTAAGGTTTGCAAACACCCCCTCATTGACAGTTTGTAGTCCTCTACAATCACTGATTTACATTgaacaaaatgaaatattatacacacattaatcatattaattagatgaaaCACTAATATGAAGTGCGCATGTTCTTGCAATTGGTGTATATATAGGAACATCAAATTAAGAGTTGTgtctgaaatttgaaaatgatagCTTAAGGGGGCAGTGAAGACAAAGGCATTCCATGTACACATGAGAGTGCAGGCATGCTCCCTTTGGTGCAAAGAAGAGCATGGTGGAGCTACCTACATTATAATTCATCAAGACCACCCTAGCTAAGCCCTCGTggggttatatatatatatgtattacgTACCTTGTGCCATTGAACTGTTTCTATCAATCTAGTACTTGAAATAAGAAATCAATTGTACTGCTTTGCTTCATTTGCTAAATCAGTATTTCTTAACACGAAGTCTTTCATCCATTTATGTATAGAGAGAGAACAGCACAGATAGGAGATATAATTCAGCAAATAACCATTTAAAAGTTTCGATTATTGTTTATGGAAGTccatgaaattattattattattattatttacagagctatgatttataattaattactttgttTCCATTTACACCAAAACATTGAACATATATACcccatataataaatttgaagagATTAATACTATATGTTGAATTAGTGATCTATATATACCTACGCATTTGCCAAGGAAATTTAGTCTGTCCCATTTTGCAACAACGTTGTTAGTTTGTTTATATCGTCAAGTATTCATCGCAGTTCTATTGCAAATTTGTAATCTGGAACAGCCTAACGGTTtgagattaaaattttttatgagattATTATGTTCAATCTAGACGTTTGCGGGTAACTATGTGAACTATGCCTtaaaatatacacacatatataaatatatatatatatatatttgtatatattctGTTGCAAATTTGTGACAAGCCACTGAGGTTGCAATTTTCGTCGCAAGctcaacaaaatattattgtcaCAAACGATACACTGCAACGATTTTACATCATCTTTCTTTGACAAATTGCTGACGAATCTTGGCACAAGCGGGCTGCAAACTTTCGTACAAGTGATACGTGTAGCGATGATGTTTGCTTAACGAGACTGCTGGTCACAAATTGCGACCAATTTTCTTCTTGgtgaatttttggtgaaggTTCTAAATGTAAGTTAATTGACAATTACTAGAGTACTCAGCCATATTACACGGTAATATTACGAAACACTTGacaaaaaatagaagtatATAATAGAGTGAAGAGTGGaaattctaactcaaatcAAGTTGGTCGGACCTGAACTAGTTATATAGCACTTGTAATATACTTGTCGTAAATGGtgtatagtttaaaaaaatgatcaatcacatcacaagtatatcatatttattttataattaatttaattcaattaaatttaatttgaataaaaaaatttttcaagaatacgCACCTCCAGCTTAACAGAGAGAGGGCtcaaagggaaagaaactttgAACCATCCATCCAGGCCCACCCATTTGCCGACTTACAAATACATTTGTGATTGTGAATTGGGCTTGAATTCAACTAGTGATTAAAACCCGCTTGACAATGCTAGATAAATTGCAGCGCTACCCCTACAAAAACATTATTGTCAAAAAAGCCCCAAATTCCCAACAATCCCAACTCTGAGAACCgcctaaaaagaaaaggaaaacgaaaAAGAAACACACCCCTATCCGTTATTTGACGAACAGTTTACAGCGAGCAAATAAGGCTCGTACTCTATCATTATCTTCTGATTCTTTGCCATGGCTGCTTCTCTACTCTCCCTCTCTTCTCCCGCTTCTTCTACGACTACACCTCATCTTCACCCACTATCTTCTCATTTCAAGGTACTGTATGCTATGTATACCTAGTTCCTGTGTGAATTCACAAATAAAACCAAGAATTTCCAATATCTTTGTTTTCTCAATCTCAATTTTCATTGTTTATGCAATAAAACAGGGCAATGCAAGAAATCTAAGGGCAAACCCATGTCCATTTCCGTCCGTAAAACTCAGCCACCATAGAGCAAAGCAAAGACAACCACTTGTAGTGAATTCAGCGGCTTCTGGTGTCCAAGAATCCGCTGCAAGCAACCAGAATGTAAGATTCAGGCTTGATAACTTGGGACCTCAGCCGGGGTCCCGGAAGAAAGCGAAGAGGAAGGGGAGAGGCCATTCGGCTGGGCAAGGGGGCAGCTGTGGGTTTGGAATGAGGGGTCAGAAATCCAGGTCTGGGCCCGGTGTTCGGAAGGGATTTGAAGGCGGGCAGATGCCACTCTACCGAAGAATTCCCAAATTAAGAGGGATTGCAGGAGGTAAAGTAATTATTCATGAAGATTGTGAATTTTCAGGCATGGATGGTTTGAAAGAAGTTTCATGTTTGATATGCTGATCAGTGTATTTAGTTCATATCCAACTAGGGAATGCTTCTCTAGCTTAGCTTCTACGTAAATATTTGGTGTTGATTGTGGATGGTATTTATACCATTTACTTAGTTTTTTTTACCCATTTTGCCTATGGAGATTTTGGGATGGTTCGGTGATTTTCTTCTGTGCTGCTTTGGTGGATTGGAAAAGGTGGAAGCTTTGACTTGGGTACTTGAGTCTCTtagtaaaagataaattagGTGAAGTAGTTATCTTGTTAGCAGAACTTTGATGCACAATTTCT
The window above is part of the Sesamum indicum cultivar Zhongzhi No. 13 linkage group LG2, S_indicum_v1.0, whole genome shotgun sequence genome. Proteins encoded here:
- the LOC105156380 gene encoding 50S ribosomal protein L15, chloroplastic, whose translation is MAASLLSLSSPASSTTTPHLHPLSSHFKGNARNLRANPCPFPSVKLSHHRAKQRQPLVVNSAASGVQESAASNQNVRFRLDNLGPQPGSRKKAKRKGRGHSAGQGGSCGFGMRGQKSRSGPGVRKGFEGGQMPLYRRIPKLRGIAGGMHAGLPKYVPVNLKDIADAGFEEGEEVSLESLKKKGLINPSGRERRLPLKILGDGELDVKLNFKARAFSAAAKEKLEAAGCSLTVLPGRKKWVKPSVAKNLARAEEYFAKKRAASDSADSPSA